The Streptomyces rimosus genomic interval AGGACCGGGCCCGCGGTGGATCCGAGGCCGTACATCGCGCTCGCCGCGCCCAGGTAGCGGCCCCGCAGGTCCGGCGGGCCCGCCCTGGCCGGGTAGGCCAGGAAGAGGGTGGGAGCCGACAGGGCTTCGCCGAAGGACCACGTCAGGGTCGCGACCACCAGTCCGGCGATGCCCCAGTACGGTCCGTACAGCATCATCCCGAGGCAGGTCAGTGCCGTTCCCGCGGCGGCCACCGGCCGCATGCGGCACCGCTGGGTGAAGCGGGTGACCGGGAGTTCGAAGGCGACGACGGTGAGCCCGTTTACCGTGATGAGCACCGCGTAGACCGTGGTGGGCAGGCCCTGGTCGTGGACGGCGAGCGGCAGGGCGGACAGGTACTGGACGTAGACCAGGGTGCTGATCAGCATCGCGAGGAGCAGGAGCAGATAACGGCGGTCGGCGAGGAGCGGACGGTAGCCGCGGCCGCGCGGGCCCGAGTGGGCGCGGGTCACCGGTTCCCGGCGCCGCTGTCTGGGCACACAACGTGCGACGACGATCGCGTAGGCCAGGCCGGCAGCCGCCTCCGTGAAGAAGAGGAGTTCGTACGATTGGGCGACCAGTGCTGCGCCCAGCAGCGGGGCTGCCGCGGCGCCGAGGTTGATCGCCAGTCGGTACATCGAGAAGATCATGACGTGCCGGTCGGCCGGCAGCATCCGGCTCAGCAGGTCGGCCGCGGCCGGGCGGTAGGCCTGCCCGGCGGCCGCCTGGAGGGCGAGGACGAGCAGCAGCACGGTGAAGTCGCTCGTGAACGGGACGGCGGGCAGCAGCACCGACGACACCACCATGGACCCGACGATGGTGGCGTGCCCGCCGAAGCGGTCGCACAGCCGGCCGCCCGCGAGGACCCCGGCGACCGAGCCCGTGCCGTACGCGGCGAGCGTCAGGCTCGCCTGCGTCGCGGAGAACCCCAGGCCGGTCAGGTAGAGGACGATGAACACCTGGACGAACCCGCCGAGCCGGTTGACGAACATGCCGCCGATCAGGGCGCGGGCCGCGGGCGGCGCCTCGCGCCAGGTCGTCGTGATCCCGGCGCGCGAAGGACCGGGGGCACGACGGCCCGGCGTGATGTGTGGCCGGGGCCGGTCAGCCATGAGCGAGGGCGGCGCCCGCCAAGGCTTCTTCGAGACCGTTGAGGACCGCGTAGGAATCGCGCAGCAGAACCTGGGGGGTTGGCGCCGTGAGCAGGAGGACACCCGCCAGGTTCAGGGAGCCGTGACCGGTTCGGTAACGGTGCATGACGGTGCCGGACGGGACCGTGAAATCGGGTGCCACCCGGATGCCGCTGCCCGGGGACAACAGACGGTCCCAGTCCACCGCCTCGGGAAGGAAGAGCGGCCGGGTCGTCCACGGCCGGCCCCGGGAGTCGGTCGCGAGGACGTTGACCGAGCCGGCCGCGCAGCGTCCGGGGCCGGTCAGCAGGCCGTCCGGCAGGCCCGGGTCCTGTCCGAGGTGCGCCCGGGTGAGCGCACCGACCAGGTCCACCCCGTGGATGGCCTCGATCTGCTGGGTGAGCAGCAGTCCGCCGAACCGGGCCGCGGTCTCCAGCAGGCACAGCCGGCGGTCCGCCATCAGCTTGATCTCGGTGTGGGTGCCGCAGGTCCCCAGGCCGAGGGCGTCGACCGCCTGCCGCGACAGCTCGGACACCGTGTGCTGAAGGGGCTCGGGCAGTACGCAGGGCGCCATGTTCCCCAGTTCGGTGAAGTCCGGCACAGTAGGCAGCCGCCCGGTGATGCACACCGGGTGGTAGACGCCGTCGACGACCATTCCCTCGACGCTGAGGTAGTCGCCGTAGCCGGATCGGTCGTACCAGGACTCGGTGGTGGCCGGGATGAGTTCTTCCGCGATGAGTTCGTGGCCGGCCTCACCGGCCTTGAGTTCGCTCATGCTGCGGGCCCTCGCCGCCGTCAGCGCCCCGAGCATGTGGCGCCAGGCACCGGCCAGTTGGGCCCTTTGCTCCAGTACGGTCTGGCCGATCGACCCGGCGCCCCACGCCGACTTGAGCAGTATGGGCGGGTGCAGTTCGGCCCAGGCCCGTTCCAGGTCGGTGAGCGAGTCGACGTAGCGGAAGCGGGGGACGGGCAGGCCCGCGTCCGCCCAGGTGCGCCGCATCAGGCGCTTGCTGCGGGCCCTGGCCGCCCCCGGGCCGGGACCGCGCAGGCCGAGCCGCTCGGCGGCCTCGGCGACGGCGAGCAGCGCGAACTCGGAGAAGGTCAGCACCGCGTCGGCCGCGGTGCGGCGGGCCAGGGCCACGATTCTGTCGATCAGCTCACCAGGTTCCGGGCGGTCGGCGGTGAGGTCGGTGACCGAGGCGCAGCACCGGGCCGCCGGGGCGACCGCCGGGAGCGGCAGCGGGTCGAGGAGCAGCAGGTGGAGGCGGTCCGTGGCGGCCGCGGCCTTCGGTATGGCGTCGCTCGGTGGCGGCCCGCCCCGGGCGTACACCAGCAGCACCGTTGAATCCCCCATAGGGTCGTCCCTTTCCTCTTCTTCGTCTTCGTGTAAGCGTGTCGGGCTTCCTCGTCGGGTTCCGGAACCGGTCAGCGGGCTCCGGCGCCCGGGAAGGCGAAGTAGCCGTGGGGGGCGAAGTCCCAGCCGGGCCGCTTGTGACGGCTTCGGGGCAGCGGATAGCCGTGTTCCAGGTACAGCTCCAGGAGGTATGCGGCGTCCGGCTGGTCCAGTCCGATCCGGCGCCGCAGCTCCGGGTGCCGGCCGGGCGCCCGGTGGGGCCACTGCCCCTTGACGTGCTCCAGCAACTGGTAGAGCAGGCCGGTGCCTTCGGGCATCCGGATCTTGGGGCGCCGGGCCAGGTACGGCGGGAGGATGCCGGCCATGGCTTCCCGCAGGACCCACTTCTCGGTGCCGTCGCGGTACTTGACGTCCATCGGCAGCCGCCAGGCGAAATCGGCGAGGTCGCGGTCGAGGAAGGGGACCCGGGCCTCGACGGTGCGGTGCATCGCCACCCGGTCGACCCGCTGCAGATCGGTACGGTGCAGGTTCCCGACCCGGTACCGCATGAGCTCCACCGGGTCGGGGTGTTCCCGGAAGAGGTCGTAGCCGGCCAGCAGTTCGTCGCTGCCGTCGCCCACCAGGGCGACCTTGAGGCCGAGTTCGGCGGCGGTCTCGAAGGCGGGTGCCATGACGGAGGCGTCCATGATGTCGACCGTCTCGAACGTCTCGGCCTCCCGGACCCGCTTGGGCAGATCGCGTACCAGGCCGTCGAGGCTCAGGTGCCGCACCACATGGCGGATGCCGAGGTCCGCGCAGGACCTGACGGCGAACGCGAGATCGGACGAGCCGGGAAAGCCGACCGAGATGGCGGTGACGTCGGGATGGTGCCGTGCCGCCAGGGCGAGCACGGAGGCACTGTCCAGGCCGCCGCTGTAGATGACGCCGATCGGCAGGTCGGTGTCCACCCGTTTACGGACGGCCTCGTCCAGCAGGTGCCCGAACTCCGCGACCAGCGAACGGTCCGTCCCGGCCGGCGGCCGTTCGGGCTCCTCGTGGTAGCGGACCGTGGTACGGCCGTCCGTCCAGTGGCCGGCCGGGAAGATTTCGGGCGTCAGCCCGAAAGGGAGGAAGCACTTCATCTCCGACGCGAAGTACTCCGCGTCGCCGTCCGTGGCCCGGTAGAGCGGCTTGACCCCGAACCGGTCGCGGGCCGCGAGGTAGGCGCGGCGGGCGACGTCGTACACCACGAAGGCGAACATGCCGTCCAGACGGGCGGGCAGGTCACGGCCCCACTCCCGGTACCCGTGCAGCAGGATCTCGGTGTCCGAGCCGGTGCGGACGGTGTGGCCGAGGCGGCGCAGTTCGCGTCGCAGGGCGGCGTGGTTGTAGATCTCCCCGTTGAACGCGACCCACAGGGTGCCGGTGCTGTCGGTCATCGGCTGGATCGCCGACTCCCGGTCGACGATGGCCAGCCGGTTGCAGCCCAGGGCCGCTCCCGGCAGCCCGCGGGCCCCGCCCGCGTTCTCCGGATCACCGCGATGCGCGATCTCCGCGAGCATTTTCCCGATACGCGCGACGGGCACTTCACCCGGCGTGCGCGGCCGTAATTCCACGGCGATTCCACACATATTCCAAGCCCCCCTGTTCTTCTGCCTTGCTTTCCTTTGCTTCCCTTTGCTTTCCTGGCGTGCGGTCGGCGGGCTATTTTTCGCCCACTCCGACGAGCGCGATGCGTGGAATCTCCGCGACCCACTGTCCGCCCACGCGGTACACGGCGGGATGTCGCGGCCACGTGTCGGTGTGGTCGGCGCCGCCGTCGTGGGGGCCGAAGCAAAAACATTCCTCACACAGGTGCCAGACCCGCGCACGTACCGTTTCTCGTGTCGCGTCGCCGCGGTCGAGACCGCACAGGCCGTACATGTCGTGCATGTAGTCGGCGAGCTGCCCGGCGGCGTCCTCGCGTGTGGCCGCCCGCATGATGAAGGGGTCGTAGACGCGGTGGACGCGAATCCCGCGCAGTCCGGCCGCGCCGAGGCCCCGTCGCAGTTCCTCCGCCGTGAAGTGCCGGTAGGGGTGGCCGGCCGCGGAGTGCCGGTGGACGGCTTCGGAGAACCAGCGCGCGGAGGGCGAGCCCTCTTCGAAGTCGTGGACGACGAACCGCCCGCCCGGCCTCAGCACCCGCGCGGCCTCCTGGAACACCGTGGTGCGGTCGTCCGACGGCACATGGTGGCTTCCGTAGGCCAGGATGACGGCGTCCATGGTGGTGCTTCGAATGAAGAGGAACCGGGCGTCCTGCCGGATCGCGGGCAGGCCCGCGGCCAGCGCCGCGGTCACCATCGTGCGCGCGATGTCGCTGCTGATGACGCCGTCGCGTACCTGCGGTGCCAGCACCCGCAGGGCGCGGGTGAGCAGCCCGTCGCCCGCGAGCAGGTCCAGGATGCGCCACGTGGGAGGCAGGTCCCGTACGTCCTGTACTCCGCCGGCCAGTTCGAAGAGCCGGCGGATTCCCGTCATCCGTACGGCGATGTTCTGTTGAGCTCGGCGATAGGAATCGCCGCGACCGTTGTCCCGGTCGTCGGTCTCGAACTCGTTGAACACCTGGGCGAGCGAGGCGAGGGCCTGCTGGGCGCCGTCCCGGCCGAAGTCGAGTTCTGCGTACAGCTGTGGGTGTTGCTCGCGGACCAGGTCCAGATAGGCGCCCACGTCGATGCCGTCCAGGTATGCGGTGTCGCGTAATGCATGCACCAGAGATTGCGCTTTCATGGTGATTCCCCCCTGTCGTGAGGCGCGCGGAGCCGAATGGTCCGGCGCCCTCCGACGGTTGCGGCTCAGATGGCGCAGTCGGCAGTCTGATACGCCCGCGGTCGCCCGGTCATGCTCTGTTCCGCTCATCGGAACCGGCCTGGTGCCGATGGCTCCTACCGGTGACCCGGTCTACCGGTGACCCGGCCTCCCGGTAACCCGGTATTGGCGGCGGGCATCTCGACGGGCCGCAGAGCCCGTATGGCGCATACGGGACGCACCGGGCGCAGAAGGTGTGCATGGCGCAAGAGACGCGTGGGGACATGCGGCGGGCGATCGAGCAGGGTACGCGGCGGAGCCGGGACCGCACCGCCACTCAGCACACGGCACCACCACTCAGGAATCGGCCCCCGTTACCGGAAGGCCAGCTCCCCCCGGAAGTTCTCCGGTACCGGAGCGAAACGCAAGGCCATCGTGACCTCGTCCGGCCGGTGCACGGTCAGGCGGTACCGGGTGCACAGCAGGTGGCACAGGGCCATCAGCTGGACGATGGCGATGTTCGCGCCGATGCACTTCTTGGGCGCCCAGCCGAACGGCACGTAGCACGTGCGGTCCGCCGGGCCGTGGGGCGCACCGGGCAGAAATCGGTCCGGGTCGAAGAGGTCGGGCCGTTTCCAGACGCGGTCATCGCGATGGATCATGTGCGGGCTCAGCAAGTACCAGTCGCCCGGCGCCAGGCGTGTCTTCCCGAGGTCGAACGGGACCGTGGAGCGTCGTACCAGCAGCAGCGGCGGACTCCACAGGCGCAGCACTTCCTTGACGAAGCGGTGGGTCACCGGGGCCGCGTCCGGCGGTGCCGTACGGAACGCGACGGGGTCGACGGCGCCCAGCTCATCGGCGAGCCGCCGCTGCCACTCGGGGCGGCGGGCGAACTCGTACAGCACGCTCGCGGCGGCCGTGCCCGGC includes:
- a CDS encoding ATP-grasp domain-containing protein; translated protein: MGDSTVLLVYARGGPPPSDAIPKAAAATDRLHLLLLDPLPLPAVAPAARCCASVTDLTADRPEPGELIDRIVALARRTAADAVLTFSEFALLAVAEAAERLGLRGPGPGAARARSKRLMRRTWADAGLPVPRFRYVDSLTDLERAWAELHPPILLKSAWGAGSIGQTVLEQRAQLAGAWRHMLGALTAARARSMSELKAGEAGHELIAEELIPATTESWYDRSGYGDYLSVEGMVVDGVYHPVCITGRLPTVPDFTELGNMAPCVLPEPLQHTVSELSRQAVDALGLGTCGTHTEIKLMADRRLCLLETAARFGGLLLTQQIEAIHGVDLVGALTRAHLGQDPGLPDGLLTGPGRCAAGSVNVLATDSRGRPWTTRPLFLPEAVDWDRLLSPGSGIRVAPDFTVPSGTVMHRYRTGHGSLNLAGVLLLTAPTPQVLLRDSYAVLNGLEEALAGAALAHG
- a CDS encoding class I SAM-dependent methyltransferase; translated protein: MKAQSLVHALRDTAYLDGIDVGAYLDLVREQHPQLYAELDFGRDGAQQALASLAQVFNEFETDDRDNGRGDSYRRAQQNIAVRMTGIRRLFELAGGVQDVRDLPPTWRILDLLAGDGLLTRALRVLAPQVRDGVISSDIARTMVTAALAAGLPAIRQDARFLFIRSTTMDAVILAYGSHHVPSDDRTTVFQEAARVLRPGGRFVVHDFEEGSPSARWFSEAVHRHSAAGHPYRHFTAEELRRGLGAAGLRGIRVHRVYDPFIMRAATREDAAGQLADYMHDMYGLCGLDRGDATRETVRARVWHLCEECFCFGPHDGGADHTDTWPRHPAVYRVGGQWVAEIPRIALVGVGEK
- a CDS encoding MFS transporter, translated to MADRPRPHITPGRRAPGPSRAGITTTWREAPPAARALIGGMFVNRLGGFVQVFIVLYLTGLGFSATQASLTLAAYGTGSVAGVLAGGRLCDRFGGHATIVGSMVVSSVLLPAVPFTSDFTVLLLVLALQAAAGQAYRPAAADLLSRMLPADRHVMIFSMYRLAINLGAAAAPLLGAALVAQSYELLFFTEAAAGLAYAIVVARCVPRQRRREPVTRAHSGPRGRGYRPLLADRRYLLLLLAMLISTLVYVQYLSALPLAVHDQGLPTTVYAVLITVNGLTVVAFELPVTRFTQRCRMRPVAAAGTALTCLGMMLYGPYWGIAGLVVATLTWSFGEALSAPTLFLAYPARAGPPDLRGRYLGAASAMYGLGSTAGPVLAVAGWDLLGRSLWWWSAVAGLLAVPAAWAGVRPDAHGDGSRPPVGT
- a CDS encoding asparagine synthetase B family protein, with product MPVARIGKMLAEIAHRGDPENAGGARGLPGAALGCNRLAIVDRESAIQPMTDSTGTLWVAFNGEIYNHAALRRELRRLGHTVRTGSDTEILLHGYREWGRDLPARLDGMFAFVVYDVARRAYLAARDRFGVKPLYRATDGDAEYFASEMKCFLPFGLTPEIFPAGHWTDGRTTVRYHEEPERPPAGTDRSLVAEFGHLLDEAVRKRVDTDLPIGVIYSGGLDSASVLALAARHHPDVTAISVGFPGSSDLAFAVRSCADLGIRHVVRHLSLDGLVRDLPKRVREAETFETVDIMDASVMAPAFETAAELGLKVALVGDGSDELLAGYDLFREHPDPVELMRYRVGNLHRTDLQRVDRVAMHRTVEARVPFLDRDLADFAWRLPMDVKYRDGTEKWVLREAMAGILPPYLARRPKIRMPEGTGLLYQLLEHVKGQWPHRAPGRHPELRRRIGLDQPDAAYLLELYLEHGYPLPRSRHKRPGWDFAPHGYFAFPGAGAR